Proteins from a genomic interval of Asticcacaulis sp. AND118:
- a CDS encoding pitrilysin family protein encodes MSTRTKLMTAMAVAALSTTLLSSTALTPATYAQTAPAVLPGAIEFAQTHSDIKPDPQARYGRLPNGLTYIIYPNKTPPGVVSLRMRFATGSLMESEQQLGLAHFLEHMAFNGSKNVPEGDMVKILERHGLKFGPDTNAYTSFDETVYMLDLPKNDEEIIDTGLFLFRETAGNLTLDAKAIDRERGVVLGEERARNSPSYRAYVDWAKAAFPGQLYGHRLPIGSTDIIAKAPAQAFIDYYNDFYRPELTTVVVAGDIDADAIEAKIKAKFADLTPRSKRPLDKLSFGTYTPQKATAYTYVEAGLRNSLQATWFKPVDESWETEATDFDDMLDDLTLSILNQRLERQAKATETAFAAAGAGNSTVSKTAETLTLSITPKPGKDKEAFEQAFTTVRQYETYGATEDEVARELADMTASLEAQAKGEKTRNTGAIVDALVGTLGDREVMTAPSQNLAFLNKIKPRLTAAAVSARAKTLFSGDGPLLAHMADDLGGFDKPAMLASYEALKAKTVEKPAAIVKKAWPYETFGKAPAAITRETVVSDLGVTELAYANGVKVNIKPTTFKDNEVLVNVRFGGGLTTIGQDKALPLQAANWVGLYDGGLGKLDADEIKDTLAGRIFGLNFGIGEDAATLSGGTTPTDFALQMQVFMAFVTDTAYRPEALDRLKSFLPNYYQSLSATPNSVFSTKAPRLIRNGDLRFGLPEKDAALSVTNADAKALVTGILSTAPIEITIVGDITVEDAKKVLATTFATLPKRAETVAPVTGADTVSFPTANLHQVLTHNGRADQNLSYVAWPTTDFFVDTKQARATEMLAEVLTLRLTDEIREKQGASYGSSAGSVMSNTFKGFGYLAAQATVKPEVDQTFYDSLLTIAEDLKAKPIEADELLRARKPVLDRYDVQIKTNGYWMGVLPGIQADPRDLPAIRSRKAEVEAVTPADIQAMAKKWLIKEKLLRIQVKPADKPAGAAQ; translated from the coding sequence ATGTCGACGCGCACCAAGCTCATGACCGCGATGGCGGTTGCGGCCCTGTCCACCACGCTGCTGTCCTCGACGGCCCTGACGCCCGCGACCTATGCCCAAACCGCTCCCGCCGTATTGCCCGGCGCGATCGAGTTCGCGCAAACCCATTCGGACATCAAACCCGACCCTCAGGCCCGTTACGGCCGCCTGCCCAACGGCCTGACCTACATCATTTATCCCAACAAGACGCCGCCGGGCGTGGTCAGCCTGCGTATGCGCTTCGCCACCGGTTCTCTGATGGAATCCGAGCAGCAGCTCGGCCTCGCCCACTTCCTTGAGCACATGGCCTTCAACGGCTCGAAGAACGTGCCCGAAGGCGACATGGTCAAGATCCTTGAGCGTCACGGGCTGAAGTTCGGCCCGGACACCAACGCCTACACCTCGTTCGACGAGACGGTCTACATGCTGGACCTGCCGAAGAACGATGAGGAGATCATCGATACCGGCCTGTTCCTGTTCCGTGAAACGGCGGGCAATCTGACGCTGGACGCCAAGGCCATCGACCGCGAACGCGGCGTGGTGCTGGGCGAGGAGCGCGCGCGCAATTCGCCGTCCTACCGCGCCTATGTCGACTGGGCCAAGGCCGCTTTCCCCGGTCAGCTCTACGGCCACCGCCTGCCCATCGGCTCGACCGACATCATCGCCAAGGCCCCGGCTCAGGCCTTCATCGACTATTATAACGACTTCTACCGTCCGGAACTGACCACCGTCGTCGTGGCCGGCGACATCGATGCCGACGCCATCGAAGCCAAGATCAAGGCGAAATTCGCCGACCTCACGCCGCGTTCGAAGCGCCCGCTGGACAAGCTCAGCTTCGGTACCTACACGCCGCAGAAGGCCACGGCCTATACCTATGTCGAGGCGGGACTGCGCAATTCGCTGCAAGCCACCTGGTTCAAACCCGTTGACGAGTCGTGGGAAACCGAAGCGACGGACTTCGACGACATGCTCGACGACCTGACCCTGTCGATCCTCAACCAACGCCTGGAACGTCAGGCCAAGGCGACGGAAACCGCCTTCGCCGCCGCCGGTGCAGGCAACAGCACGGTGTCCAAAACCGCCGAGACCCTGACCCTCAGCATCACACCCAAGCCCGGCAAGGACAAGGAAGCCTTCGAGCAGGCCTTCACCACCGTGCGTCAGTACGAAACCTATGGTGCGACCGAGGATGAAGTGGCGCGCGAACTGGCCGACATGACCGCCAGCCTCGAAGCGCAGGCCAAGGGCGAGAAGACGCGCAATACCGGCGCCATCGTCGATGCGCTGGTCGGCACGCTGGGCGACAGGGAGGTCATGACCGCCCCCAGCCAGAACCTGGCCTTCCTCAACAAAATCAAGCCGCGCCTGACCGCGGCGGCGGTGAGCGCGCGCGCCAAAACCCTCTTCTCCGGCGATGGCCCGCTGCTGGCCCATATGGCCGACGATCTGGGCGGCTTCGACAAGCCGGCCATGTTGGCAAGCTACGAAGCCCTGAAGGCCAAAACCGTCGAAAAACCCGCCGCTATCGTCAAGAAGGCCTGGCCCTATGAGACCTTCGGCAAGGCTCCGGCGGCGATCACCAGGGAAACCGTCGTGTCCGACCTCGGCGTCACCGAGTTGGCCTACGCTAACGGCGTCAAGGTCAATATCAAGCCGACGACGTTCAAGGACAACGAAGTGCTGGTCAATGTCCGCTTCGGCGGCGGCCTGACCACCATCGGTCAGGACAAGGCCCTGCCGCTGCAGGCGGCCAACTGGGTCGGCCTGTACGACGGTGGTCTGGGCAAGCTCGACGCCGACGAAATCAAGGACACGCTGGCCGGGCGCATCTTCGGCCTCAACTTCGGTATCGGCGAAGACGCCGCGACCCTGTCGGGCGGCACGACGCCGACCGACTTCGCGCTTCAGATGCAGGTCTTCATGGCCTTCGTTACCGATACGGCCTATCGCCCCGAAGCGCTCGACCGCCTGAAATCGTTCCTGCCGAACTATTATCAGTCGTTGTCGGCCACGCCCAACAGCGTCTTCTCCACCAAGGCCCCGCGCCTGATCCGCAACGGCGACCTCCGCTTCGGCCTGCCGGAAAAGGACGCCGCCCTGTCGGTCACCAACGCAGACGCCAAGGCGCTGGTCACCGGCATCCTCTCCACTGCGCCGATCGAAATCACCATCGTCGGCGACATCACGGTCGAGGACGCCAAAAAGGTGCTGGCCACCACCTTCGCCACCTTGCCCAAGCGCGCCGAAACCGTCGCGCCGGTTACGGGCGCCGATACGGTCAGCTTCCCGACGGCCAACCTGCATCAGGTCCTGACCCACAACGGCCGCGCCGATCAGAACCTCAGCTATGTCGCCTGGCCGACCACGGACTTCTTCGTCGATACGAAACAGGCCCGCGCCACGGAAATGCTGGCCGAGGTGCTGACCTTGCGCCTGACCGACGAAATCCGTGAGAAGCAGGGGGCCTCCTACGGCTCTTCGGCGGGCAGCGTCATGTCGAACACCTTCAAGGGCTTCGGCTATCTGGCGGCGCAGGCCACCGTGAAGCCGGAAGTCGATCAGACCTTCTACGACTCGCTGCTGACCATCGCCGAAGACCTGAAAGCCAAGCCGATCGAGGCCGACGAACTGCTGCGCGCGCGCAAGCCGGTGCTGGATCGCTACGACGTGCAGATCAAGACCAACGGTT
- the hfaD gene encoding holdfast anchor protein HfaD, which yields MRVRAKILAVGTILATAALATAATSQTVGGLDITNDQVQTGDIFSGQILNVVENYDLLQVDTSSHGNAMIAGNEQVDANLTSRQVLQGNVTATATVNGTAAPEDYRKSLGTPLYMTTQAVGNYGAGTTTDGKLVSNTNQAVSNVNVHADTQVNSPNNSIYGSGEINTTAVTNHQSYEVTNGRLESTANQQSGAEARARTGVVLHYSPSPNLYTATAMNNYYGSNSTDRGSQEHTVTQGSTGRTESYVSANAGNAWHMATQSDAAANTVSLYNTGGSLVTDTTQVSNGQVQSMSVLSGYEYGEMHSTATGVGNDLTAGNGDKYVNIDTEQFNNGTIDTQASFEGHDGYDAYVTAEATGNSAYAYACAECEADMTVRNSQVNNGDVSASTTTNITGSGRAVVATSRAIGNTATYYVSGSTKR from the coding sequence ATGCGGGTACGCGCGAAGATCCTAGCCGTTGGCACAATACTCGCAACCGCAGCTCTGGCAACGGCCGCTACTAGCCAAACGGTTGGTGGTCTCGACATCACCAACGATCAGGTTCAGACCGGCGACATCTTCTCCGGCCAGATCCTGAACGTGGTGGAGAATTACGACCTGCTGCAGGTCGATACGTCGAGCCACGGCAATGCGATGATCGCCGGCAACGAGCAGGTGGACGCCAATCTGACCTCGCGTCAGGTGCTGCAGGGCAATGTCACGGCCACGGCGACCGTCAACGGCACCGCCGCGCCCGAAGACTATCGCAAGTCGCTGGGCACGCCGCTGTACATGACGACGCAGGCCGTCGGCAATTACGGCGCGGGCACGACGACCGACGGCAAGCTGGTGTCCAACACCAATCAGGCCGTGTCCAACGTCAACGTCCATGCCGATACGCAGGTCAATTCGCCCAACAACTCGATCTACGGGTCGGGCGAGATCAACACCACCGCGGTCACCAATCATCAGTCGTATGAGGTGACCAACGGGCGTCTGGAATCGACCGCCAACCAGCAGTCGGGGGCCGAAGCCCGTGCCCGCACGGGCGTGGTGCTGCACTATTCGCCGTCGCCGAACCTGTACACCGCCACGGCGATGAACAACTATTACGGCTCGAACTCGACCGATCGCGGCTCGCAGGAACACACGGTCACCCAAGGGTCGACCGGGCGCACGGAATCCTACGTCTCGGCCAATGCCGGCAATGCCTGGCACATGGCCACGCAGTCGGATGCCGCCGCCAACACGGTCTCGCTCTATAATACGGGCGGATCGCTGGTCACCGACACCACTCAGGTCAGCAATGGTCAGGTGCAGTCGATGAGCGTCCTGTCGGGCTATGAGTACGGAGAGATGCACTCGACCGCCACCGGCGTCGGCAATGACCTGACCGCCGGTAATGGCGACAAGTACGTCAATATCGATACGGAGCAGTTCAATAACGGCACCATCGATACCCAAGCCAGCTTCGAAGGTCATGACGGCTATGACGCCTACGTCACCGCCGAAGCGACCGGCAACTCGGCCTACGCCTATGCCTGCGCCGAATGCGAAGCCGACATGACCGTGCGCAACAGCCAGGTCAATAATGGCGACGTGTCGGCCTCGACCACGACCAATATCACGGGCTCCGGCCGTGCGGTCGTCGCCACCAGCCGCGCCATCGGCAACACGGCGACCTACTACGTGTCGGGCAGCACCAAGCGGTAA
- the hfaB gene encoding holdfast anchoring protein HfaB encodes MASDTKKSSRTVRPGDRAPGSENRKALFGVRSKGLSLIALAAGAMTLSACVSPVAGPSGVYAKPIGNAPVTANPTAYSDALVCLGSYARKHGLASPRMAVGRISDYTGKVEYEGGRKITQGASLMAMTALAKSGARQVERFDTSVSELELKYTNNKLITDNEVANPTEAGEYRRIMAGQIAGSDFHIVGGITELNYNIRSSGIDAYVGDADARDAKGIVNGRLYVMNVALDLRLVDTRTLEVVDVISYQKQIIGREIKAGVFDFFNGNIFDISAGEGGLEPMQLAVRALIERATLEFMANLYGAQGPEICLNAKDDFLNDATLGKTGGYTPAYDNLETNNAGTREDPSRWHNTRNRSSGNGRY; translated from the coding sequence ATGGCTTCTGATACGAAGAAATCGTCTCGCACGGTCCGTCCTGGTGATCGCGCACCCGGTTCCGAAAACCGCAAGGCACTTTTCGGGGTGCGCTCGAAGGGCCTCAGCCTGATCGCGCTGGCCGCAGGTGCCATGACCCTGTCGGCCTGTGTGTCGCCGGTCGCCGGTCCGTCGGGCGTCTATGCCAAGCCGATCGGCAATGCGCCGGTCACGGCCAATCCGACCGCCTATTCCGACGCTCTGGTCTGCCTCGGCTCCTACGCCCGCAAGCATGGCCTGGCCTCGCCGCGCATGGCGGTGGGCCGCATCTCGGACTACACCGGCAAGGTGGAATACGAAGGTGGCCGCAAGATCACGCAGGGCGCGTCGCTGATGGCGATGACCGCTCTGGCCAAGTCGGGCGCACGTCAGGTCGAACGTTTCGACACCTCGGTGTCCGAACTGGAACTGAAGTACACCAACAACAAGCTGATCACCGACAATGAGGTCGCCAATCCGACCGAAGCCGGTGAATACCGCCGCATCATGGCCGGTCAGATCGCGGGCTCCGACTTCCACATCGTCGGCGGCATCACCGAGCTGAACTACAATATCCGCTCGTCGGGCATCGACGCCTATGTCGGCGACGCCGATGCGCGCGACGCCAAGGGCATCGTCAACGGCCGCCTCTACGTGATGAACGTCGCGCTGGACCTGCGTCTGGTCGACACCCGCACGCTGGAAGTGGTGGATGTCATCTCTTATCAGAAGCAGATCATCGGCCGCGAGATCAAGGCCGGCGTGTTCGACTTCTTCAACGGCAACATCTTCGACATCTCGGCCGGTGAAGGCGGGCTTGAGCCCATGCAACTGGCGGTGCGCGCCCTGATCGAGCGTGCGACGCTGGAGTTCATGGCCAACCTCTACGGCGCGCAGGGCCCCGAAATCTGCCTGAACGCCAAGGACGACTTCCTCAACGACGCCACGCTGGGCAAGACCGGCGGCTATACCCCGGCTTACGACAATCTGGAGACCAATAATGCGGGTACGCGCGAAGATCCTAGCCGTTGGCACAATACTCGCAACCGCAGCTCTGGCAACGGCCGCTACTAG
- the hfaA gene encoding holdfast anchoring protein HfaA, translated as MAYYKIAAATAGVLVLTGAPALAQTMSTTSTGFETGYGRSRGQEERAIDVSTRDANGNRVLLDGVIVTGSDQSVYSKGLTYGAGDSYSGAGAVGGATAIGNNLSVVVNGNYNTVIVNSTQINNGNVTATNGKTTATGETGTDITGNLNGF; from the coding sequence ATGGCGTATTATAAAATAGCCGCCGCTACCGCGGGCGTCCTCGTCCTCACCGGGGCACCCGCCCTGGCGCAGACGATGAGCACGACCTCGACCGGTTTCGAGACCGGCTACGGCCGCAGCCGCGGTCAGGAAGAACGCGCCATCGACGTGTCAACGCGCGATGCCAACGGCAACCGCGTGCTGCTCGACGGCGTTATCGTCACCGGCTCCGACCAGAGCGTCTATTCCAAGGGCCTGACCTACGGCGCGGGCGACAGCTATTCCGGCGCGGGCGCTGTGGGTGGCGCCACCGCCATCGGCAACAATCTCTCGGTCGTCGTCAACGGCAACTACAACACCGTCATCGTCAACTCGACCCAGATCAACAACGGTAACGTCACCGCCACCAACGGCAAGACAACGGCCACCGGCGAGACCGGCACGGATATTACAGGAAATCTCAATGGCTTCTGA
- a CDS encoding rhomboid family intramembrane serine protease: MNDTEKEPLFTAPWPAVVLSGLILALFALQSQFDTRDDLIYAFALNPALLSVDTLDTLVTTLFLHGSWMHAGLNAVFGLAFASGVARVFGTRAGGAALFFIYYLLCGVLAGAVYCALFPDRNVLLIGASGAISGLMGAAVRIGPGYILPFTDRRVVGMSLAWTVINVLSAFVSILPSAGTIAWEVHLIGYAIGLLSIGVWMRLFRPKFFAV; the protein is encoded by the coding sequence ATGAACGACACCGAAAAAGAGCCTCTTTTCACCGCACCGTGGCCCGCCGTGGTCCTGAGTGGGCTCATTTTGGCACTCTTCGCCCTGCAATCTCAATTCGACACACGCGACGACCTGATTTACGCCTTCGCCTTGAATCCGGCCCTGCTGTCGGTGGACACGCTCGACACGCTGGTCACCACCCTGTTCCTGCACGGGAGCTGGATGCACGCAGGCCTTAACGCCGTGTTCGGCCTGGCCTTCGCCAGCGGCGTGGCGCGGGTCTTCGGCACGCGCGCCGGCGGTGCCGCACTCTTCTTTATATATTATCTGCTGTGCGGCGTGCTGGCCGGGGCTGTCTATTGCGCTCTGTTCCCGGACCGCAATGTGTTGCTGATCGGCGCGTCAGGCGCCATCTCCGGCCTGATGGGCGCGGCCGTCCGCATCGGTCCGGGCTATATCCTGCCCTTCACCGATCGCCGCGTGGTCGGTATGAGCCTCGCCTGGACGGTGATCAACGTCCTGTCCGCTTTCGTCAGCATCCTGCCGTCCGCCGGCACGATCGCCTGGGAAGTCCACCTGATCGGTTATGCCATCGGTCTTCTGAGCATAGGCGTCTGGATGCGGCTGTTCCGGCCCAAATTCTTTGCGGTCTAA
- a CDS encoding CBS domain-containing protein, whose translation MLVNQLLNAKGHQVFTVSPEDTVSAVSALLHTRKVGAFVVSDRLGRVAGIVSERDIIGALAQKGAPALDMQVREIMTADVIVARLGETVDSLLERMTDRRIRHLPVMEGPKLTGIISIGDLVKAKIAQAEHEAQTLKAYIAAG comes from the coding sequence ATGCTGGTCAATCAGCTTTTGAATGCCAAAGGGCATCAGGTCTTCACAGTGTCGCCCGAAGATACGGTGTCGGCGGTGTCCGCCCTGCTGCATACGCGCAAGGTCGGGGCTTTTGTAGTGTCCGACCGACTGGGGCGCGTGGCGGGCATCGTGTCAGAGCGCGACATCATAGGTGCGCTGGCGCAAAAGGGGGCTCCGGCTCTCGATATGCAGGTTCGGGAAATCATGACGGCCGATGTCATCGTGGCGCGTCTGGGCGAGACGGTGGACTCTCTGCTGGAGCGCATGACCGATCGTCGTATCCGTCACCTGCCGGTCATGGAAGGACCGAAGCTGACCGGCATCATCTCTATAGGGGATCTGGTTAAGGCCAAGATCGCGCAAGCCGAACACGAAGCCCAGACGCTCAAGGCCTATATAGCCGCCGGGTAG